In Vibrio tritonius, the following are encoded in one genomic region:
- the cobA gene encoding uroporphyrinogen-III C-methyltransferase, producing MADVVDVSSSVNKAPRLVSIETGVLSQAVSRLSPSQLRAGEVALVGAGPGDPELLTVKALNFLQQADVVLYDYLVSDEIMSLIPSDVILVCVGKRAGHHSVPQDKTNQLLVDFAKQGHRVVRIKGGDPFMFGRGGEELEVLFDAGVRFHVVPGITAAAGATAYAGIPLTHRDFAQSALFVTGHSKLESQDVDWSTLARGNQTLVIYMGLMKSQEIAEQLILHGRKASTPIAIIERGTQAAQKVYRGELAQLAQLAKQAESPALIVVGEVVSLADKLQWFGQDTQIEAQTEAQFQYA from the coding sequence ATGGCCGACGTTGTAGACGTGTCCTCATCAGTAAACAAGGCGCCTAGATTAGTTTCAATTGAAACGGGTGTATTAAGCCAAGCGGTTAGCCGATTATCACCAAGCCAATTACGCGCGGGTGAAGTGGCATTGGTTGGTGCAGGTCCAGGTGACCCAGAATTGCTGACGGTAAAAGCGCTCAACTTTTTGCAGCAAGCAGATGTGGTGTTGTACGACTACTTAGTCTCAGATGAAATTATGTCCTTGATTCCAAGTGATGTGATTTTAGTGTGCGTTGGTAAACGCGCTGGTCATCATAGCGTTCCTCAAGATAAAACCAACCAGCTCTTGGTGGATTTTGCCAAGCAAGGACATCGAGTGGTACGCATCAAAGGTGGCGATCCCTTTATGTTCGGTCGTGGTGGAGAAGAGCTTGAAGTGCTGTTTGATGCAGGAGTTCGTTTTCACGTCGTTCCGGGCATTACTGCGGCGGCTGGGGCTACGGCTTATGCTGGTATTCCGCTTACCCACAGGGATTTTGCTCAGTCCGCTTTATTTGTGACAGGACACAGCAAGTTAGAATCGCAGGATGTGGATTGGTCAACCCTAGCTCGTGGCAATCAAACCTTGGTTATCTATATGGGATTAATGAAGTCGCAAGAGATAGCTGAGCAGTTGATTCTTCATGGTCGTAAAGCATCCACACCGATAGCCATTATCGAACGTGGTACGCAAGCGGCGCAGAAGGTGTACCGAGGAGAGCTTGCGCAACTGGCGCAATTAGCAAAGCAGGCAGAATCGCCAGCGCTGATTGTGGTTGGTGAGGTGGTTTCTCTGGCGGATAAGCTGCAATGGTTCGGGCAAGACACTCAGATAGAAGCTCAGACAGAAGCTCAATTCCAATACGCTTAA
- a CDS encoding LysM-like peptidoglycan-binding domain-containing protein: protein MNRRKKKKQETDYWLTIKERIEQVDWRVVWCNTKALWLGLPKLHRRVLSVLIPLELLLMVVPMPTFVNEEPSTEQRISVNVNRVGLSSQLSEENKAPQSKMWHQYIVKSGDTLAEVFRSNSIPMADLNALVRIEGGDKPLSHIKAGQLIRYKMTTKGDLDILQLEKGDQSVMFLRMSDGSFGRSN from the coding sequence ATGAATCGTCGCAAGAAGAAAAAGCAAGAAACAGATTACTGGCTAACCATTAAAGAGCGCATCGAGCAAGTGGATTGGCGTGTTGTTTGGTGTAACACCAAAGCGTTGTGGCTAGGATTGCCCAAATTACATCGTCGGGTTTTGTCTGTGCTTATCCCTCTAGAGTTGCTTTTGATGGTGGTTCCCATGCCAACGTTCGTTAATGAGGAACCGTCGACCGAACAACGCATATCAGTTAACGTGAATCGAGTTGGTCTTAGTAGCCAATTGAGTGAAGAGAATAAAGCGCCTCAATCAAAGATGTGGCACCAATATATAGTTAAAAGTGGTGATACATTAGCTGAAGTGTTTCGCTCCAATTCAATCCCTATGGCTGACCTAAATGCTCTGGTTCGTATAGAGGGTGGTGATAAGCCCCTGAGTCATATAAAAGCGGGGCAGTTGATTCGTTATAAAATGACGACCAAGGGCGATCTTGACATCTTACAGTTGGAAAAAGGCGATCAGTCAGTGATGTTTTTACGAATGTCTGATGGATCGTTTGGCCGCAGTAACTAA
- a CDS encoding FKBP-type peptidyl-prolyl cis-trans isomerase: MSEVKFETVEQKASYGIGLQMGQQLAGSGLEGLNVDAIAAGIATALVGDMPAIEIDEINNALQALHQRAEETRREAAKAAASEGESFLKDNALRSEVTVLESGLQYEVLTEGTGEIPTADKSVRVHYHGELVDGTVFDSSVRRGQPAEFPVTGVIKGWVEALQLMPVGSKWKLYVPQDLAYGERGAGAAIPPFAALVFEVELLDIL; this comes from the coding sequence ATGTCTGAAGTGAAATTTGAAACTGTAGAGCAAAAAGCAAGCTACGGTATTGGTCTACAAATGGGCCAACAACTTGCAGGTAGTGGTCTAGAAGGCCTAAACGTTGACGCCATCGCAGCAGGTATTGCTACTGCATTGGTTGGTGACATGCCAGCAATCGAAATCGATGAAATCAACAACGCATTACAAGCTCTTCACCAACGTGCAGAAGAAACTCGTCGTGAAGCTGCAAAAGCTGCTGCATCAGAAGGCGAAAGCTTCCTGAAAGACAACGCTCTTCGTTCAGAAGTAACGGTTCTTGAGTCTGGCCTTCAATACGAAGTACTGACTGAAGGTACTGGTGAAATCCCAACTGCAGACAAGTCTGTTCGTGTTCACTACCACGGTGAACTTGTAGACGGTACCGTATTTGATAGCTCAGTACGTCGCGGTCAACCAGCTGAATTCCCAGTAACTGGCGTAATCAAAGGCTGGGTTGAAGCACTTCAACTAATGCCTGTTGGCTCTAAATGGAAACTGTACGTACCACAAGATCTTGCTTACGGCGAGCGTGGTGCTGGTGCAGCAATCCCTCCATTTGCAGCTCTTGTATTCGAAGTAGAACTACTAGATATCCTATAA
- a CDS encoding DNA-directed RNA polymerase subunit alpha has protein sequence MQGSVTEFLKPRLVDIEQISATHAKVTLEPLERGFGHTLGNALRRILLSSMPGCAVTEAEIEGVLHEYSTKEGVQEDILEILLNLKGLAVRVADGKDEVFITLNKSGSGPVVAGDITHDGDVEIVNPEHVICHLTDDNAEIAMRIKVQRGRGYVPASARIHTEEDERPIGRLLVDATFSPVDKIAYSVAAARVEQRTDLDKLVIDMETNGTLEPEEAIRRAATILAEQLDAFVDLRDVRVPEEKEEKPEFDPILLRPVDDLELTVRSANCLKAEAIHYIGDLVQRTEVELLKTPNLGKKSLTEIKDVLASRGLSLGMRLENWPPASIAED, from the coding sequence ATGCAGGGTTCTGTAACAGAATTTCTTAAGCCACGTCTTGTTGATATCGAACAGATCAGCGCGACACACGCAAAAGTAACTCTTGAGCCGTTAGAGCGTGGTTTCGGCCATACTCTGGGTAATGCACTTCGCCGAATTCTTCTATCTTCTATGCCTGGCTGTGCAGTCACGGAAGCGGAGATTGAAGGCGTACTTCACGAATACAGCACCAAAGAAGGTGTTCAGGAAGATATCCTTGAGATTCTACTGAACCTGAAGGGATTAGCTGTTCGCGTTGCTGACGGCAAAGATGAAGTGTTCATTACACTAAACAAATCAGGCTCGGGCCCTGTGGTTGCAGGTGACATCACCCATGATGGTGATGTAGAGATCGTAAACCCTGAGCACGTTATTTGTCATCTAACCGATGATAACGCTGAGATCGCAATGCGTATCAAAGTTCAACGTGGCCGCGGTTATGTTCCGGCGTCTGCCCGTATCCATACCGAAGAAGACGAGCGTCCTATCGGCCGTTTGCTAGTCGATGCAACCTTCAGCCCTGTAGACAAAATTGCCTACTCAGTTGCTGCAGCGCGTGTTGAACAGCGTACAGACCTGGACAAGCTAGTTATCGATATGGAAACGAATGGCACTCTTGAACCTGAGGAAGCTATCCGTCGTGCAGCAACTATTCTTGCTGAACAATTGGATGCATTCGTAGATCTTCGTGATGTACGAGTTCCTGAGGAGAAAGAAGAGAAACCAGAATTCGATCCTATCCTACTGCGTCCTGTAGACGATCTTGAACTAACAGTTCGCTCTGCTAACTGTTTGAAAGCAGAAGCGATTCACTACATCGGTGATCTGGTGCAACGTACTGAAGTTGAGCTTCTTAAAACGCCAAACTTAGGTAAAAAATCTCTTACAGAGATTAAAGACGTTCTTGCATCGCGTGGTTTGTCTCTGGGTATGCGCCTAGAAAACTGGCCACCAGCGTCAATTGCAGAAGATTAA
- the cpdB gene encoding 2',3'-cyclic-nucleotide 2'-phosphodiesterase, which yields MAVALKPLSVAVLCGLLSISSTAMADTLKLRIIETTDIHANVMDYDYYKDKPSEKIGLDRAATVAKNARNEVKNALFIDNGDLIQGSPMGDYMAAKGIKPGEIHPVYKAMNTLPYEVGNFGNHEFNYGIDFLKESINDAKFPYINANIYDAKTGKHFFTPYLIRTYRLQDTDGQMQTLKVGYIGFAPPQIMVWDKKNLAGKVVVKDIKETAEQLIPEMKAKGADVIVAIPHSGLSTDPYKVGAENSVYYLSTVKGIDAIAFGHAHAVFPGKGFEHLPNIDDTKGTINGVASVMPGRWGSHVGVIDLTLSKQHGQWNVIDGRSQARPIFDSANNRSLAEPDPAIVKALAADHAATRQFVNQPIGKANDVMYSYLALEQDDPTIQIVNLAQTDYVKQFIQGDPDLDGLPVLSAAAPFKVGGRKNDPSNYTEVEAGQLSFRNAADLYLYPNTLVALKVTGQQVKDWLECSAGQFNQIDPNTTKPQSLINWDGFRTYNFDVMDGIKYQIDVTQPAKFDGECQPLHPDSSRIVNLTYQGKPINPKQHFIVATNNYRAYGEKFAGTGAQYVAFDAPDENRTVVANYISRVSKEQGEITPSADNNWSFAPIASHTKLDIRFETSPSDKATQFIQQKKQYPMTKVGLDDNGFAIYRIDLQKE from the coding sequence ATGGCAGTGGCACTTAAACCTCTTTCTGTCGCGGTATTGTGTGGACTTTTGTCTATCTCAAGTACAGCGATGGCCGACACGCTTAAACTTCGTATTATTGAAACCACTGATATCCATGCAAACGTAATGGATTACGATTATTACAAAGATAAACCTTCAGAAAAAATTGGCCTCGATCGCGCTGCGACTGTCGCTAAAAATGCACGAAATGAAGTTAAGAACGCGCTTTTTATTGATAACGGAGATTTAATCCAAGGCAGCCCGATGGGTGACTACATGGCGGCTAAAGGCATCAAGCCCGGTGAAATCCACCCCGTGTATAAAGCGATGAATACGCTACCTTATGAAGTGGGTAATTTTGGCAATCATGAATTTAATTACGGCATCGACTTTCTTAAAGAGAGCATCAATGATGCTAAATTTCCTTACATCAATGCCAATATTTACGATGCGAAAACAGGCAAACACTTTTTTACCCCTTACCTGATTCGCACCTACCGTTTACAAGATACCGACGGCCAAATGCAGACACTTAAAGTCGGCTACATCGGTTTCGCACCACCACAAATCATGGTGTGGGATAAGAAAAATCTCGCAGGGAAAGTAGTGGTCAAAGATATTAAAGAGACCGCTGAACAGCTCATTCCTGAAATGAAAGCGAAAGGCGCAGATGTGATTGTCGCCATTCCCCACTCTGGTCTATCAACTGATCCATACAAGGTTGGCGCTGAAAACTCGGTTTATTACCTCTCTACCGTAAAAGGAATTGACGCCATCGCTTTTGGTCATGCGCATGCCGTCTTCCCAGGTAAAGGTTTTGAACATTTACCCAATATTGATGACACAAAGGGCACAATTAACGGTGTTGCATCGGTGATGCCGGGTCGCTGGGGTAGCCATGTGGGCGTTATCGATCTAACGTTATCAAAACAACATGGGCAATGGAACGTTATCGATGGTCGTTCACAAGCCCGCCCCATTTTTGATAGTGCCAATAACCGCTCACTTGCTGAACCCGATCCTGCCATTGTTAAAGCACTTGCCGCAGACCATGCAGCCACTCGTCAATTTGTAAACCAACCCATCGGCAAAGCAAATGATGTGATGTACAGCTATTTGGCTCTGGAACAAGATGATCCTACCATTCAGATCGTGAACTTGGCACAAACCGATTATGTGAAACAGTTTATCCAAGGTGATCCGGATCTCGACGGCTTACCGGTATTATCGGCAGCCGCTCCGTTTAAAGTGGGGGGACGTAAAAATGATCCATCCAACTACACCGAAGTCGAAGCGGGTCAGCTCTCGTTTCGTAACGCAGCGGATCTTTATCTCTACCCAAATACTCTGGTTGCTTTAAAAGTCACGGGGCAACAAGTCAAAGATTGGCTTGAATGTTCTGCCGGTCAATTTAATCAAATTGACCCCAATACCACCAAACCACAATCGTTGATCAACTGGGATGGCTTTAGAACGTATAACTTTGATGTGATGGACGGGATCAAATATCAGATCGATGTTACTCAACCTGCAAAATTTGATGGTGAATGTCAGCCATTACATCCCGATTCATCTCGAATCGTTAACCTGACCTATCAAGGTAAACCAATTAATCCGAAGCAACATTTCATCGTCGCGACGAATAACTACCGTGCTTATGGTGAAAAATTTGCTGGCACTGGCGCTCAATACGTTGCCTTTGATGCCCCTGATGAAAACCGTACCGTTGTGGCTAACTATATCTCTCGAGTCAGTAAAGAGCAGGGAGAAATCACGCCAAGTGCGGATAATAATTGGTCATTTGCACCAATAGCGAGCCACACTAAACTGGATATCCGCTTTGAAACCTCGCCAAGTGACAAAGCCACACAGTTTATTCAGCAGAAAAAACAGTATCCGATGACCAAAGTGGGTCTCGATGATAATGGTTTTGCTATCTATCGTATCGACTTACAAAAAGAGTGA
- the rplQ gene encoding 50S ribosomal protein L17 yields the protein MRHRKSGRQLNRNSSHRKAMFSNMASSLVRHEVIKTTLPKAKELRRVVEPLITLAKTDSVANRRLAFARTRDNEVVAKLFNELGPRFAARQGGYTRILKCGFRAGDKAPMAYIELVDRPEAEAAAE from the coding sequence ATGCGCCATCGTAAGAGTGGTCGTCAACTCAACCGCAACAGCTCACATCGCAAAGCGATGTTTAGCAACATGGCTAGCTCTCTGGTACGTCATGAAGTTATCAAGACAACTTTACCAAAAGCAAAAGAGCTACGTCGCGTAGTTGAGCCTTTGATTACACTAGCTAAGACTGACAGCGTTGCAAACCGTCGTCTAGCATTTGCTCGCACTCGTGATAACGAAGTTGTAGCAAAACTATTTAACGAACTAGGTCCACGTTTCGCAGCACGTCAAGGTGGCTACACTCGTATTCTTAAGTGTGGTTTCCGTGCTGGTGATAAAGCTCCAATGGCATACATTGAGCTTGTAGATCGCCCAGAAGCAGAAGCTGCTGCTGAGTAA
- a CDS encoding GNAT family N-acetyltransferase: MEATNTNIEWQCLSFEQLTTHQLYDILRLRVDVFIVEQNCPYHELDNKDRHPEVRHLLGIKDGEIVAYSRLLAPEVSFASPSIGRVITLAQARGNGLGHQLMTQAIQHTNRLWPNQPIEIEAQAHLQVFYEQHGFVKVSEPFMLDNIPHIEMIRDA, from the coding sequence ATGGAAGCAACAAACACAAATATCGAATGGCAGTGCTTGAGCTTTGAACAGCTAACCACTCATCAGCTTTACGACATTCTCCGTTTACGCGTTGATGTCTTTATCGTAGAACAAAACTGTCCATATCATGAATTGGATAACAAAGACCGCCATCCAGAAGTCAGACATCTACTAGGGATAAAAGATGGTGAAATTGTCGCCTACAGTCGTCTTTTAGCGCCAGAGGTCAGCTTTGCATCACCCAGTATTGGACGAGTCATTACGCTGGCACAAGCGCGAGGTAATGGTTTGGGACATCAATTAATGACACAGGCAATTCAACACACGAATCGATTGTGGCCAAATCAGCCAATAGAGATAGAAGCCCAAGCACATTTGCAGGTCTTTTATGAGCAACATGGGTTTGTAAAAGTATCTGAACCTTTCATGCTTGATAATATCCCGCATATAGAAATGATTCGTGACGCATAA
- the cysN gene encoding sulfate adenylyltransferase subunit CysN → MNNAVQAQLAELGIEGYLNQHQHKSLLRFLTCGSVDDGKSTLIGRLLHDSKQIYEDQLAAVRSDSQRVGTTGDRPDLALLVDGLQAEREQGITIDVAYRYFSTKKRKFIIADTPGHEQYTRNMATGASTCDVAVILIDGRKGVLDQTRRHSFISNLLGIKHFVVAVNKMDLVDYSQARFEEIKQQYLEFSEHLRGSTDISIIPISALEGDHVVDRSANMTWYEGPTLLELLEDVNVDAPKGNQEFRFPVQYVNRPNLDFRGFAGTISSGSIAVGDKIKVLPSGKESTIARIVTFDGDLPSAQAGLAVTLTLADEIDISRGDLIVHQQADVAQTNHLLADVVWMTDEPLAANRDYDIKIAGKKTVGHIESVRYQYDINTLDTFSSSSLPLNGIGLCEWAFNETVALDQYLDCADTGGFIIIDRLTNVTVGAGMVRESLHKVAVDAGQFSAFELELNALVRKHFPHWGAKDLSQLIK, encoded by the coding sequence ATGAATAATGCAGTTCAAGCTCAACTCGCTGAGCTAGGTATTGAAGGTTACCTCAATCAACACCAACACAAATCATTACTGCGCTTCCTTACCTGTGGATCCGTAGATGATGGTAAAAGTACGCTAATTGGTCGTTTGCTCCATGACTCTAAACAGATTTATGAAGATCAATTGGCTGCAGTTCGTTCCGATAGCCAACGTGTAGGGACTACCGGCGATCGTCCTGACCTTGCCTTGTTAGTGGATGGTCTACAGGCCGAGCGTGAGCAGGGCATCACTATCGATGTGGCTTATCGTTACTTCTCAACCAAGAAACGTAAGTTCATCATTGCCGATACTCCAGGACATGAGCAATACACCCGTAATATGGCGACAGGGGCGTCAACGTGTGATGTTGCGGTTATTTTGATCGATGGTCGTAAGGGCGTGTTGGATCAGACTCGTCGTCACTCATTTATTTCAAACCTTCTTGGAATCAAGCACTTTGTTGTTGCAGTGAACAAGATGGACCTTGTTGATTATTCACAAGCTCGTTTTGAAGAGATCAAACAGCAATATCTAGAGTTTTCTGAGCATCTACGTGGTTCAACGGATATTAGTATTATTCCCATTTCGGCGTTAGAAGGTGATCACGTGGTGGATCGCAGTGCCAATATGACATGGTACGAAGGCCCAACTTTGCTTGAGCTTCTGGAAGACGTCAATGTGGATGCGCCAAAAGGCAATCAAGAGTTCCGTTTCCCTGTGCAATACGTGAATCGTCCCAATCTCGATTTCCGCGGTTTTGCTGGCACGATCTCCTCTGGTTCTATTGCTGTTGGTGACAAGATTAAAGTGTTGCCATCAGGTAAAGAATCTACTATTGCGCGCATTGTGACCTTTGATGGTGACTTACCAAGTGCTCAAGCAGGATTGGCTGTAACGCTAACGCTTGCGGATGAAATTGATATTAGTCGTGGTGACTTAATTGTTCATCAACAGGCGGATGTTGCACAAACTAACCATTTGCTTGCAGATGTGGTGTGGATGACGGATGAGCCTCTGGCAGCAAATCGTGATTACGACATCAAGATTGCAGGTAAGAAAACGGTTGGTCACATTGAGTCTGTACGTTATCAATACGATATCAACACGTTAGATACGTTTTCTAGTAGCTCTTTACCACTCAATGGTATTGGTTTGTGTGAATGGGCATTTAATGAAACTGTTGCGCTTGATCAGTATCTCGATTGTGCAGATACCGGTGGTTTTATCATTATCGACCGTTTAACGAATGTTACCGTTGGTGCTGGTATGGTGCGTGAGAGTTTACATAAAGTAGCTGTCGATGCAGGTCAGTTTAGTGCCTTTGAATTGGAGCTAAACGCATTAGTTCGTAAGCACTTCCCTCACTGGGGTGCCAAAGATCTTAGTCAACTGATTAAGTAA
- a CDS encoding SLC13 family permease: MWEQGLVLAILVMIIACLLLSRIKPSIIFSGAAVVAYLSGLMDVTTLAANFTNSSLVTLVLLMLVSIALEKTRLISWVSRSISKGHLGTVIAKLGLSTAFLSSFTNNTAVVVSLIGAVKRNQQHAPSKLLIPLSYAAIFGGTLTLIGTSTNLIINSFVEDAGLPGLNFFAPTMIGLAVLVACVLIMIPLSYFLPNTDEQTQDDLPYFLEAIVDPNSTLVGRSVAENNLRALRKLYLAEVVRHGESHPSVEPDFVLEAHDRLLFCGDVESVSTLQEIPGLTLFGQQELNGQNFVEVVISSSASICDKTLKSSHFREKFDAVVVAIRRGHERLDGGLGNVVLTAGDTLVLVPGKRFEDQRSKNSREFVLINDLDTSARLDSIKSLFVLVGFLAVIVAGLLNVLPIIKGLAIYLIVLLASGVLHIGEVRRRFPIDIVAIVGSALSIAQLMISTGLSQRMGDLFIHAFNGWGAFGAMVATYLITLVLTELITNNAAAALSFPIGYSMAVGYGVDPMPFIMAVLFGASASFISPYGYQTNLLVYSVGNYKLRDYVRIGIPISLVYSTLVIALIPVFFPF, translated from the coding sequence ATGTGGGAACAGGGTCTGGTTTTAGCTATTCTGGTTATGATTATCGCGTGCTTATTGCTGTCGAGAATTAAGCCCAGTATTATTTTTTCAGGTGCCGCAGTTGTCGCTTACCTATCGGGTTTGATGGATGTTACTACGTTAGCGGCCAATTTTACTAACTCTTCTTTGGTGACGTTAGTGCTACTGATGCTTGTTTCAATAGCATTGGAAAAAACGCGTCTTATCAGTTGGGTGAGTCGTAGTATTTCAAAAGGCCATCTAGGCACTGTGATTGCGAAACTAGGTTTATCAACGGCTTTTCTATCGTCATTTACCAATAATACGGCGGTGGTTGTTTCTCTAATTGGTGCGGTAAAGCGTAATCAACAACATGCACCTTCTAAACTGTTAATTCCGCTTTCTTATGCTGCGATTTTCGGCGGTACTTTAACGCTTATCGGAACATCTACTAACCTGATTATTAACAGCTTTGTTGAGGATGCTGGTTTACCTGGGCTTAACTTTTTTGCTCCAACCATGATAGGGCTTGCAGTACTCGTTGCATGCGTGCTGATCATGATTCCACTGAGTTACTTTTTGCCGAATACGGACGAGCAAACTCAGGATGATTTGCCCTACTTCCTCGAAGCGATTGTGGACCCCAACTCAACGCTGGTGGGGCGCAGTGTTGCTGAAAATAATTTGCGTGCACTACGTAAGCTTTATCTGGCGGAAGTGGTTCGTCATGGAGAAAGTCACCCTTCTGTGGAGCCTGATTTTGTTTTAGAAGCACATGATCGATTGTTGTTTTGTGGTGATGTAGAGAGTGTGTCTACATTGCAAGAGATTCCGGGGTTGACGCTGTTTGGACAACAGGAATTGAATGGTCAAAACTTTGTTGAAGTTGTGATCAGTTCATCAGCGAGCATTTGCGATAAAACTTTAAAGTCGAGTCACTTTCGTGAAAAGTTTGATGCAGTGGTAGTGGCTATTCGCCGTGGGCATGAGCGTTTAGATGGTGGTCTGGGCAACGTTGTTTTGACCGCTGGTGATACATTAGTTCTGGTTCCCGGCAAACGCTTTGAAGATCAGCGTAGTAAGAACAGCCGTGAATTTGTTTTGATCAATGATCTTGATACCAGCGCTCGTCTCGATAGCATCAAATCACTGTTTGTATTGGTTGGGTTTTTAGCCGTGATCGTGGCTGGATTACTCAATGTACTACCCATAATCAAAGGGCTCGCTATTTATCTGATCGTATTATTGGCTAGTGGAGTCCTACACATTGGTGAAGTTCGTCGCCGCTTTCCAATCGATATCGTTGCTATTGTTGGCTCGGCTCTGTCCATTGCACAGCTTATGATTTCGACTGGGTTATCTCAGCGTATGGGCGACCTTTTTATCCATGCATTTAATGGCTGGGGTGCTTTTGGCGCTATGGTGGCAACTTACTTAATTACTCTCGTTTTAACAGAGTTGATCACCAACAATGCGGCTGCTGCTTTATCCTTTCCGATTGGCTATAGCATGGCGGTTGGTTATGGAGTTGATCCTATGCCATTTATTATGGCTGTACTGTTTGGCGCGAGCGCTAGCTTTATTTCTCCTTACGGATATCAGACTAATTTATTGGTTTATAGCGTAGGGAATTACAAACTTCGAGATTATGTGCGTATCGGAATTCCGATTTCACTGGTGTATTCCACCTTAGTCATCGCACTGATTCCGGTCTTTTTTCCATTTTAA
- a CDS encoding Crp/Fnr family transcriptional regulator, with translation MLEQPFFDYLTQHGFTTIDARTLCDIGKVIELPTRHILHHQGEHPESLYWLNSGLCHSSYLTDDQQEVTKELIYEQEWIIPCESMVLDEPIDCLVESLTEIQLIEIPLAMVANWRKESPHLYLQLLELYSVQQAQKQRFNCLFSAHERWQLFQQHFAHLCDKVPHELLRRYLG, from the coding sequence ATGCTTGAACAGCCATTTTTTGATTACTTAACCCAGCATGGATTTACGACCATTGATGCCAGGACGTTATGTGATATTGGAAAAGTCATTGAGCTGCCCACTAGGCATATTCTTCACCATCAAGGAGAACATCCCGAATCGCTGTATTGGCTAAACTCCGGGCTATGCCATAGCAGTTATCTCACCGATGATCAGCAAGAGGTCACCAAAGAACTTATCTACGAGCAAGAGTGGATTATTCCTTGTGAAAGTATGGTATTGGATGAACCGATCGACTGTTTGGTTGAATCATTGACAGAAATTCAACTGATTGAAATTCCGCTTGCGATGGTAGCCAACTGGCGAAAAGAGTCCCCTCACCTCTATCTGCAATTGTTGGAGCTTTACAGTGTCCAGCAAGCACAAAAACAACGTTTTAACTGTCTTTTTAGTGCACACGAGCGCTGGCAACTCTTTCAACAACACTTTGCTCATCTGTGTGATAAAGTTCCTCATGAGCTGTTACGCCGATACCTTGGTTAA
- the cysD gene encoding sulfate adenylyltransferase subunit CysD produces MGKLKGSNKMDQQRLTHLKKLEAESIHIIREVAAEFSNPVMMYSIGKDSSVMLHLARKAFYPGKLPFPLLHVDTNWKFQEMIKFRDETAKKYDLDLIVHKNPEGLAMNISPFENGSKHTDVMKTQGLKQALNKYGFDAAFGGARRDEEKSRAKERVYSFRDKNHTWDPKNQRPELWHTYNGQINKGESIRVFPLSNWTELDIWQYIYLEGIEIVPLYYSAVRPVVERDGMIIMKDDDRLELLPGEELQHKSVRFRTLGCYPLTGAVESKAQTLPEIIEEMLVTTSSERQGRAIDHDQSGSMELKKRQGYF; encoded by the coding sequence ATCGGCAAACTAAAAGGAAGCAATAAGATGGATCAACAACGCTTAACTCATTTGAAAAAACTTGAGGCTGAAAGCATCCATATCATCCGTGAAGTGGCAGCGGAATTTTCCAATCCAGTGATGATGTATTCGATTGGTAAAGATTCTTCTGTCATGTTGCACCTAGCGCGTAAAGCCTTTTATCCAGGGAAGCTTCCATTTCCACTTCTGCATGTGGATACCAACTGGAAATTCCAAGAGATGATCAAGTTTCGTGATGAGACGGCGAAGAAATACGACTTGGATCTGATCGTACATAAAAACCCGGAAGGGTTAGCCATGAATATCAGTCCATTCGAAAATGGTTCAAAACACACCGATGTAATGAAAACCCAAGGTTTAAAGCAAGCGTTGAACAAATACGGTTTTGATGCTGCGTTTGGTGGCGCTCGTCGTGACGAAGAAAAGTCACGGGCGAAAGAGCGTGTTTACTCTTTTCGTGACAAAAACCACACCTGGGATCCGAAGAACCAGCGTCCAGAGCTTTGGCACACGTATAACGGCCAAATCAACAAAGGCGAAAGCATTCGTGTTTTCCCGCTCTCTAACTGGACTGAACTGGATATCTGGCAATACATCTATCTAGAAGGGATTGAAATCGTTCCTCTTTACTACTCTGCTGTTCGTCCAGTGGTTGAGCGTGATGGCATGATTATCATGAAAGATGATGACCGTTTGGAACTGCTTCCTGGTGAAGAGTTGCAACATAAGAGCGTTCGTTTCCGTACTCTAGGTTGTTACCCATTGACTGGTGCTGTTGAGTCGAAAGCGCAAACGTTGCCAGAAATCATCGAAGAAATGTTGGTCACAACGTCAAGTGAACGACAAGGACGCGCGATCGACCACGATCAGTCGGGATCGATGGAATTGAAAAAACGTCAAGGTTACTTCTAA